DNA from Serinibacter salmoneus:
GAGCTTCGTCAGCATCCAGTTCAGCAGGATGAAGATCAGCGCCGCCACGATGAGCGCCTGCAGCATGTTGCCGTTGCCCGAGCCGTACAGGCGGGACATGAACAGCAACTCGTTGTAGGTCACCCAGGAGCCCAGCGCCGAGTCCTTGAGGATCACGACGAACTGGGAGACGAGGGAGGGCAGCATGGCGATCAGTGCCTGGGGGAGTTCCACCAGCCGCAGCGACTTGGAGTGCGTCATCCCGATCGCTGCCGCGGCCTCCCGCTGTCCCTTCGGGAGCCCGAACACGCCGGAGCGCACGAGCTCGGCGATCACGGAACCGTTGTACAGGGTCAGCGCCAGCACCACGGCCACCAGCGGCACCGTGTTGGGGTCGAAGGTCTGCGCGTACCCGAAGCCGAGCCAGAAGGCCACCATCATGATCAGCACGGGCACGGCGCGGAAGAACTCCACCACGATGCCGCTGATCCAGCGCAGTGGCGCGATGGTCGTGAGGCGACCCAGCCCGAACACGATCCCGAAGAGCATCGAGAACACGATGGACAACGCCGCCGCGATCAACGTGTTGCGCAGGCCGGGGATGAGGAAGTTCATCCAGGCGTTCGCGGTGAACATCGAGGTCCACCGATCGGCCTCGAGCTGACCGGTCTGCCCGAAGCGGATCAGCACCAGGACGGCGATCCCGATGACCACGATCGCCCCGACGATGTTGACGATGACCATGTTGCGCCGGCCCTTGGGGCCCGGCGCGTCGAAGAGGACCTGTGCGCTCATCGTGCCACCGCCAGCTTCCGGGACAGGGTGGTGGTGACCACGCCGACCGGGACCACGAGGATCACGTAGCCGACCGCGAAGATCATGAAGATCAGGACCACCATGTTGCCGTTGAACTCGATCATCGTGCGCATCACACTGGAGGTCTCGGTCGCGACACTGCCGACGGCGGCCACGGTCGAGTTCTTGATCAGTGCGATGAGGGTGTTGCCCAGGGGTGCCACAGCGCCGCGGAATGCCTGCGGGAAGATCACCAGACGGGCGGCCGTGAGGAACGGGAGCCCGATGGCTCGCGCGGCCTCGGCCTGACCCAGGGGGACCGTGTTGACCCCGGAGCGCAGGGCCTCGCACACGAAGGCCGCGTGGTACACGGCCAGCCCGATGCAGGCGAAGATGAAGAAGTTGAGGTCGAAGTTGTCCGCGAATGTGATCTGGAGCTGTCCCCACACACCGAGCACACCCATCGTGATGATGATCGTCAGTGGGGTATTACGCACCAGGGTCACGTAGGTCAGGCCGGCCCACTGCAGGGAGGGCGCGGGGGAGACCCGCATGAGGGCGAGCACGGTGCCCAGGATCATGGCGCCGATGGCAGCCCAGAAGGTCAGTTGGATGTTCACCCAGAACGATCCGACGACGTCGTAATTGCTGAAGAGGTACCCGATCTGTTCGAACAGGTTCATATGGTCTCCCCCCGAGAGCGAATGGGCCGGTGGAAACGACGGCCGGTCCGCGCGTTGCGGCGCGGACCGGCCGTCATCGACTCAGCAGCCGCGCAGCGTCGGCGGGTTGAGGTCGGCGTTCGGGGTGTACCCGGTGCCCTCGGTGTTGGCGGAGACGAACGACTCCCAGTCACCGGAGTCGATCATCGCGGTGACGGCCTCGTTGATGGCCTCGCACTGGTCGGAGCCCTCGGGGATGCCGATGCCGTAGTTCTCCTCGGAGAACGGGTTGCCGACCACCTTGAACTTGCCCTGGTTCGCCGGTGTGGCGGCCAGGCCGGCGAGGATGATGTCGTCGGTGGTGACGGCGTCGACCTGCCCGGACTCCAGCACGGTCACACAGTCGGCGTAGCCGGCCTGCTCCACGAGCTGGACGTCCTCGGCGTAGTCCTCCTTGATGCGCTCGGCGGAGGTGGAGCCGGTCACCGAGCAGAGGTTCTTCCCGTTGAGGTCCTCCGGGCCGGTGATCGAGTCGTCGTCCGCGCGCACGAGCAGGTCCTGGCCGGCCACGTAGTACGGGCCGGCGAAGTCGACGACCTCGTCGCGGTCGTCCGTGATCGAGTAGGTCGCGAAGATCATGTCGACCTGGCCGGTCTGCAGCAGGTTC
Protein-coding regions in this window:
- a CDS encoding amino acid ABC transporter permease, with the protein product MSAQVLFDAPGPKGRRNMVIVNIVGAIVVIGIAVLVLIRFGQTGQLEADRWTSMFTANAWMNFLIPGLRNTLIAAALSIVFSMLFGIVFGLGRLTTIAPLRWISGIVVEFFRAVPVLIMMVAFWLGFGYAQTFDPNTVPLVAVVLALTLYNGSVIAELVRSGVFGLPKGQREAAAAIGMTHSKSLRLVELPQALIAMLPSLVSQFVVILKDSALGSWVTYNELLFMSRLYGSGNGNMLQALIVAALIFILLNWMLTKLADYVAKRLSSRTAAPVHAPDADVQEEIEEKAKA
- a CDS encoding amino acid ABC transporter permease, coding for MNLFEQIGYLFSNYDVVGSFWVNIQLTFWAAIGAMILGTVLALMRVSPAPSLQWAGLTYVTLVRNTPLTIIITMGVLGVWGQLQITFADNFDLNFFIFACIGLAVYHAAFVCEALRSGVNTVPLGQAEAARAIGLPFLTAARLVIFPQAFRGAVAPLGNTLIALIKNSTVAAVGSVATETSSVMRTMIEFNGNMVVLIFMIFAVGYVILVVPVGVVTTTLSRKLAVAR
- a CDS encoding glutamate ABC transporter substrate-binding protein — translated: MRNTRVTIAAVAAAAALTLAACSSDSSDTDTDAGGDADTTSEESEDTGGEGGGDTIRIGIKFDQPGLGYQEGSEYTGFDVDVATYVAESLGYTPDQIEWVSAPSAQRENLLQTGQVDMIFATYSITDDRDEVVDFAGPYYVAGQDLLVRADDDSITGPEDLNGKNLCSVTGSTSAERIKEDYAEDVQLVEQAGYADCVTVLESGQVDAVTTDDIILAGLAATPANQGKFKVVGNPFSEENYGIGIPEGSDQCEAINEAVTAMIDSGDWESFVSANTEGTGYTPNADLNPPTLRGC